The Staphylothermus marinus F1 genome has a segment encoding these proteins:
- a CDS encoding phosphoglycolate phosphatase, producing MIRLAAFDIDGTLTINRSSTVLCLEAIDALRKLEKNGVIVVLVSSNALPVVVGLKKYIGLSGPAIGETGALIYYGEEEIVATTKYSAKQAYLDVLEKYNEYVYGSWQNMFRLHDYALKIRKQYLSKDNEIYSLIKEYVENKYPYIKVGYSGYAIHLTPKDTGKGKALKQIMEKHGIRREETMGVGDSIMDWEFIKETKIKVAVANADPELRRKADIVTTKPSGYGVVEIVEKILDKPP from the coding sequence ATGATTCGTTTAGCAGCTTTCGATATAGATGGTACTTTAACAATTAATAGGTCTAGCACTGTTTTATGCTTAGAAGCTATTGATGCTTTAAGGAAGCTTGAGAAAAACGGTGTTATAGTAGTTCTTGTTTCTAGTAATGCATTGCCTGTGGTTGTTGGGTTGAAGAAATATATTGGTTTATCGGGACCAGCTATTGGTGAGACAGGCGCACTAATATATTATGGTGAAGAAGAAATAGTTGCTACAACAAAGTATTCTGCGAAACAAGCATATCTCGACGTATTAGAGAAATATAATGAATACGTTTATGGATCATGGCAGAACATGTTCCGCCTACACGATTATGCTTTAAAGATACGAAAACAATATTTGAGCAAAGACAATGAAATATATTCATTAATAAAAGAATATGTTGAAAACAAGTATCCATATATAAAAGTAGGATACAGTGGATACGCAATACATTTAACACCTAAAGATACCGGGAAAGGAAAAGCATTAAAACAAATAATGGAGAAGCACGGGATAAGACGAGAAGAAACAATGGGAGTAGGAGACAGCATTATGGATTGGGAATTCATCAAAGAGACAAAGATAAAAGTTGCAGTAGCAAATGCAGACCCGGAGCTGAGAAGGAAAGCAGATATAGTAACAACAAAACCAAGCGGATATGGAGTAGTAGAAATAGTTGAGAAAATACTTGACAAGCCCCCATAA
- a CDS encoding galactokinase family protein yields the protein MVDNDLIKYIVSEYKRFYDVEPEVIVSAPGRLDFLNTHQDYKGLPVVSVGINLRTYVAISRSPDKYSRVISLNMLRERRSFQDIFSVENVYLRENKWFGNYIRASIIALKQCCEGIGDVLALIYSDVPIAAGLASSAALLVSFIGSVNELYGLGLDKKDVAELAYHAEHDVMNIPCGRLDQYGSAYGGIVKIETKPPYNIEELPGINGVFVVLDSGIKHSTGDIHPRRQAEINMGLRLLLQMNDLSREIREKLASTYYAVKWDMIKYDEIKPYLNRLPDIPRKRIIFTLKMNDSTSLALEVLRNNIPCFEKWVSVFGLEWRDKILEAMRSSDPVLSLIGLIMNYQHILLRDLYDVSLPKIEKIRNVALSAGALGAKISGAGLGGSLIALTRDRETARRVLSNALNNGAVRGWIVDIDSGLRRER from the coding sequence TTGGTTGATAATGATTTAATTAAATATATAGTCTCGGAATATAAGAGGTTCTATGATGTAGAACCTGAAGTAATAGTGTCTGCTCCAGGAAGACTAGATTTTCTAAATACTCATCAAGACTATAAGGGATTACCTGTTGTATCTGTCGGTATAAATTTGAGAACATATGTTGCAATCTCTAGATCCCCCGATAAATATTCTAGAGTTATATCATTAAACATGTTGAGGGAAAGAAGGAGTTTCCAAGATATTTTCAGTGTCGAAAACGTCTATTTAAGAGAGAATAAATGGTTTGGAAACTATATTAGAGCATCAATAATTGCTTTGAAACAATGCTGTGAAGGCATCGGGGATGTTTTGGCTTTAATATATAGTGATGTACCTATTGCTGCTGGATTAGCTAGTAGTGCTGCATTACTTGTCTCGTTTATTGGTAGTGTAAACGAGCTCTATGGGTTAGGCTTGGATAAGAAAGATGTTGCTGAGCTAGCTTATCATGCAGAACATGATGTTATGAATATACCTTGTGGTAGATTAGACCAGTATGGATCAGCTTATGGGGGTATAGTTAAGATAGAGACTAAGCCACCATATAATATTGAGGAGTTACCAGGTATTAACGGTGTATTTGTTGTTTTAGATTCAGGAATAAAGCATAGTACAGGAGATATTCATCCTAGAAGACAAGCTGAAATAAATATGGGTTTAAGGCTTCTTCTCCAAATGAATGATCTAAGTAGAGAGATTAGAGAGAAACTGGCCAGTACATACTATGCTGTTAAATGGGATATGATAAAATATGATGAAATAAAACCTTATTTGAACAGATTACCCGATATTCCTAGGAAAAGAATAATATTTACACTTAAAATGAATGATTCAACTAGTCTCGCATTAGAAGTATTGAGAAATAATATTCCCTGTTTTGAGAAATGGGTTTCAGTGTTTGGCTTGGAGTGGAGAGATAAAATATTAGAGGCTATGAGAAGCAGTGATCCTGTTTTAAGCCTTATAGGACTAATTATGAATTATCAACACATCTTATTAAGGGACCTATACGATGTTAGCTTGCCTAAAATAGAGAAAATACGTAATGTAGCATTATCAGCTGGTGCTTTAGGAGCCAAGATCTCTGGAGCAGGATTGGGGGGTTCACTAATAGCTCTCACAAGGGATCGAGAAACTGCTAGGAGAGTGTTGAGTAATGCTTTGAACAATGGAGCTGTTCGCGGATGGATTGTTGATATAGATTCTGGGCTGAGAAGGGAAAGATAA
- the galT gene encoding galactose-1-phosphate uridylyltransferase translates to MGINEIRWHPLLKQWIIVAGHRSKRPWRPEESGKHFCPFCPGAPETKDLGEWDIIVLPNKYPALTPNPPKPRDPGSSLFRVGEARGVCEVLVETPKHEGDLYDLSLEHMVKVINMFREEYEKLSRLPYVEYVAEFRNKGKEIGVSLTHPHSQIYALPFIPPKIIAEIESFREYYEETGRCLLCDILAEERRLGKRIVYVNKLFTVLLPYYAMWPYEVHVIPHKHLGSLMDFSGEDSLYLADALRIVTATYNVLLEKDAPYIMVFHQNPTKKKFDYYHMHIEFYQPYREKNKLKYAAGIEWGFGVFTYDGVPEEKAAELKKACSEAIDKRLDKVLGECIG, encoded by the coding sequence TTGGGAATAAATGAGATAAGATGGCATCCTTTATTGAAGCAATGGATTATTGTTGCTGGACATAGAAGTAAAAGACCTTGGAGACCAGAAGAGAGCGGAAAACATTTTTGCCCATTTTGTCCAGGCGCTCCCGAAACAAAGGATCTGGGAGAATGGGATATTATTGTATTACCTAACAAGTACCCTGCTCTAACACCTAATCCTCCAAAACCCAGAGATCCTGGGAGTTCTTTGTTCAGAGTAGGAGAAGCTAGGGGTGTTTGCGAAGTTCTTGTTGAGACTCCTAAACATGAAGGGGACCTATATGATTTATCGTTGGAGCATATGGTTAAAGTAATTAATATGTTTAGAGAGGAATATGAGAAATTATCTAGACTACCATATGTTGAGTATGTTGCAGAGTTTAGGAACAAAGGTAAAGAAATAGGTGTTTCACTGACTCATCCTCATTCACAAATATATGCTCTCCCCTTTATTCCTCCGAAAATCATTGCTGAAATAGAGTCTTTTAGGGAATATTATGAGGAAACTGGTAGATGCTTACTATGTGATATTTTAGCTGAGGAGCGCAGACTTGGTAAGAGAATTGTTTATGTGAATAAATTGTTTACTGTTCTACTCCCCTACTATGCTATGTGGCCGTATGAAGTACATGTTATTCCTCATAAACACCTGGGTTCCTTGATGGATTTCAGTGGTGAAGATTCTCTATACTTAGCTGATGCTTTGAGAATTGTTACTGCTACATATAATGTTTTGCTTGAAAAAGATGCTCCATACATAATGGTTTTCCACCAGAATCCTACTAAGAAGAAGTTTGATTATTATCATATGCATATAGAGTTTTATCAACCATATAGGGAGAAGAATAAACTGAAATATGCTGCTGGGATAGAGTGGGGTTTTGGTGTTTTCACATATGATGGTGTCCCAGAAGAGAAAGCCGCTGAATTGAAAAAAGCATGTAGTGAAGCCATAGATAAACGCTTAGATAAAGTATTAGGTGAATGCATTGGTTGA
- a CDS encoding geranylgeranylglycerol-phosphate geranylgeranyltransferase translates to MGWLKELFITTRPINSFMTSIGVVFAYLVFTNYSLNCLQCIIIGFITGYLGTASSMLINDYVDREVDAVNKPWKPIPSGRIDPRIVYYSSISMLIIIPLINIFLGIAPLVTALIYSVVGYIYSYLRKYWWSHFIVSISTTGPIVYGYVLAGMPNNKLVFTILFSTTIFIITTGREILKAVMDIVGDKKYGYVTIPIKYGVETARKTILLASILGSSIGISAGILGGASILYIILITIAATLYTVWAYKSYKKINDKTILEKARKNMLYAMMIGLLAFWLSAL, encoded by the coding sequence TTGGGTTGGCTTAAAGAATTATTTATTACGACTAGACCCATTAACTCGTTCATGACCAGTATTGGTGTTGTTTTCGCATATCTCGTATTTACAAATTATAGTTTAAACTGCCTACAATGTATAATTATTGGTTTCATAACTGGTTATTTAGGAACAGCATCATCTATGCTGATAAACGATTATGTTGATAGAGAAGTGGATGCTGTTAATAAGCCTTGGAAACCAATACCTAGTGGGAGAATCGATCCTAGGATAGTATATTATTCCAGCATATCCATGCTAATCATTATACCTCTAATCAATATTTTCTTAGGCATAGCCCCCCTAGTTACCGCGTTAATATATAGTGTAGTGGGATACATATATAGTTATTTGAGAAAATACTGGTGGAGCCACTTCATAGTATCAATAAGCACTACTGGACCAATAGTTTATGGCTACGTATTAGCTGGTATGCCGAATAATAAGCTTGTCTTCACAATCCTATTCTCCACAACAATATTCATAATAACTACTGGGCGAGAAATATTGAAGGCAGTAATGGATATTGTTGGCGATAAAAAATATGGATATGTAACAATACCTATAAAATATGGTGTGGAAACTGCGAGAAAAACTATATTATTAGCTAGTATACTAGGCTCATCAATAGGTATTTCAGCTGGAATACTTGGAGGAGCCAGTATATTATATATCATATTGATAACTATTGCCGCAACACTCTATACAGTATGGGCTTATAAGAGTTATAAGAAAATAAATGATAAAACAATATTGGAGAAAGCCAGAAAAAACATGTTATATGCCATGATGATCGGGTTACTGGCTTTTTGGTTATCAGCGCTCTAA
- a CDS encoding bifunctional phosphoglucose/phosphomannose isomerase encodes MEDLYLGWIEQLRKGLEQWGSVKVPGKYRLVFIAGMGGSGIVGDYVAALSNVKGSIPVLVSKSHLVPNFLSRDDLVFIVSYSGNTLETRIAYEKIAEKKSRIVIVSSNGLLESIATENNLPFIPIVKGIAPRTALPHMLYAILGVLDSSGYSIVSRDEAVDAYENLKNNMKEAVDKAYELSSFIDEHKGLPILATHTPFEALVVRGKNEFNENSKIPVKVEVAPEWMHNDIVGWEKPFENKYSAIIIRDPSDDVGSKLVDFMKKIYINNNIPIYELELHGKTFLEKLLYGSLVLGLASVKLARIRGVDPLVTENITLYKKDAPKIFGRS; translated from the coding sequence ATGGAGGATCTTTATCTTGGATGGATCGAGCAATTAAGAAAAGGCTTGGAGCAATGGGGTAGTGTTAAGGTTCCAGGCAAGTATAGACTAGTATTTATAGCTGGCATGGGTGGTAGCGGTATTGTTGGAGACTATGTTGCTGCACTAAGCAATGTTAAGGGTTCTATACCTGTTCTTGTTTCTAAAAGTCATCTAGTCCCAAATTTCCTTAGCAGAGACGATTTAGTCTTTATTGTTAGTTATAGTGGAAATACATTGGAAACCAGGATTGCATATGAAAAAATTGCTGAGAAAAAGTCAAGAATAGTTATTGTTTCAAGCAATGGCTTATTAGAAAGTATTGCTACCGAAAACAATCTGCCTTTTATCCCAATAGTTAAAGGTATTGCTCCGAGAACAGCGTTGCCGCACATGTTATATGCTATACTAGGAGTTCTCGATTCTTCCGGGTACAGTATAGTGAGTCGCGATGAAGCTGTTGATGCATATGAGAATTTAAAGAATAATATGAAAGAAGCAGTTGATAAAGCATATGAGTTATCAAGTTTTATCGATGAACATAAAGGATTACCTATTCTAGCAACTCATACACCATTTGAAGCATTAGTTGTGAGGGGAAAGAACGAGTTCAACGAGAACTCTAAGATCCCTGTTAAAGTAGAGGTTGCTCCTGAATGGATGCATAACGATATTGTTGGATGGGAGAAACCATTTGAGAACAAATATTCAGCAATAATAATTCGTGATCCAAGCGATGATGTTGGTTCTAAACTAGTTGATTTCATGAAGAAGATCTATATTAACAATAACATACCCATATATGAGTTGGAACTACATGGTAAAACTTTTCTCGAAAAACTACTATATGGAAGCCTAGTACTTGGTCTTGCAAGTGTTAAGTTGGCTAGGATTAGAGGAGTTGATCCATTGGTTACTGAGAATATTACATTATATAAGAAGGATGCTCCCAAAATATTTGGTAGAAGTTAG